Proteins found in one Haloferax litoreum genomic segment:
- the mfnA gene encoding tyrosine decarboxylase MfnA, whose translation MQRAAPQTFDRVLSSMCTQPHPAAREAASRFIATNPGDPATYQAVAALEEDALSYLGEITGLATPHGYVASGGTEANIQAIRAARNHARDDDPNVVAPESVHFSFQKAADVLGVELRIVPVDADYRANVAAVREAVDDHTILVAGVAGTTEFGRVDPIPALTEVAHGTGALMHVDAAWGGFILPFTDHEWSFAHAPIDSMTIDPHKYGQAVVPAGGLLFRDKEVVDALAVDTPYLESTSQATLTGTRSGAGVASAAAAMRELWPHGYREEYETQQANAEWLYHELVARGYDAVEPELPLVAARLPDSEFESLRDLGWRISRTASGELRVVCMPHVSRESLRAFLSDLDDVSSGPARN comes from the coding sequence ATGCAGCGCGCGGCACCGCAAACGTTCGACCGCGTTCTCTCTTCGATGTGTACCCAACCACACCCGGCCGCCCGTGAGGCCGCGTCACGATTCATCGCCACCAATCCGGGCGACCCCGCGACCTACCAAGCGGTCGCCGCACTCGAAGAAGACGCACTCTCGTACCTCGGCGAGATTACTGGGCTTGCGACCCCTCACGGCTACGTCGCCAGCGGCGGCACAGAAGCCAACATCCAAGCAATCCGGGCCGCGCGAAACCACGCCCGGGACGACGACCCGAACGTCGTCGCCCCCGAGAGCGTCCACTTCAGTTTCCAGAAGGCCGCCGACGTGCTCGGCGTCGAGTTGCGCATCGTCCCCGTCGACGCCGACTATCGGGCGAACGTCGCGGCGGTCCGCGAGGCAGTCGACGACCACACGATTCTGGTCGCGGGCGTCGCGGGCACCACCGAGTTCGGTCGCGTCGACCCGATTCCGGCACTGACCGAAGTCGCCCACGGCACGGGTGCGCTGATGCACGTCGATGCCGCGTGGGGCGGGTTCATCCTCCCCTTCACCGACCACGAGTGGTCGTTCGCCCACGCCCCTATCGACTCGATGACCATCGACCCGCACAAGTACGGACAGGCAGTCGTCCCCGCGGGTGGCCTCCTGTTCCGTGACAAGGAAGTCGTCGACGCGTTGGCGGTCGATACGCCGTACCTCGAATCCACCTCACAGGCGACACTCACCGGCACGCGAAGCGGTGCGGGCGTGGCGTCCGCCGCCGCCGCGATGCGCGAGTTGTGGCCCCACGGCTACCGCGAGGAGTACGAGACGCAGCAAGCGAACGCCGAGTGGTTGTATCACGAACTCGTCGCCCGCGGCTACGACGCAGTCGAACCCGAACTCCCACTCGTCGCCGCGCGCCTCCCCGACTCCGAGTTCGAGTCCCTCCGTGACCTCGGATGGCGTATCTCTCGGACCGCGAGCGGCGAACTCCGCGTCGTCTGTATGCCCCACGTCTCGCGGGAGTCGCTTCGGGCGTTCCTCTCCGACCTCGACGACGTGTCCAGCGGCCCAGCACGGAACTGA
- a CDS encoding YqaA family protein, whose translation MTLPALVSLADLTLGIYPDFSWLTSLVETATGWFGLAIIFAYSFLIAFALPGVSEIVLFAPLNLGLPYNVKLALIIVVSGAGKAAGSVFAFHIGHETKESGYVEKALARLPVDVMGWTERKAIHIAQKWGYAGLAAALCVPGFPDTLSIYAFAVLEDDYLKFAAATFVGSAGRLIVTLVGIEAAVAFL comes from the coding sequence GTGACCCTCCCCGCGCTCGTCTCGCTCGCTGACCTCACGTTGGGAATCTACCCCGACTTCTCGTGGCTCACCTCGCTCGTCGAGACGGCTACCGGGTGGTTCGGCCTCGCGATTATCTTCGCGTACTCGTTCCTCATCGCCTTCGCCCTCCCCGGCGTGAGTGAAATCGTCCTCTTTGCTCCCCTCAACCTTGGCCTGCCGTACAACGTGAAACTGGCGCTCATCATCGTCGTCAGTGGTGCTGGAAAGGCCGCCGGAAGCGTCTTCGCGTTCCACATCGGCCACGAGACGAAGGAGTCGGGATACGTCGAAAAGGCGCTCGCCCGCCTCCCAGTCGACGTGATGGGGTGGACCGAGCGAAAGGCGATTCACATCGCCCAGAAGTGGGGCTACGCTGGCCTCGCGGCGGCGCTCTGCGTCCCGGGATTCCCGGACACGCTGTCGATTTACGCGTTCGCCGTCCTCGAAGACGACTACCTCAAGTTCGCTGCGGCCACGTTCGTCGGGTCGGCCGGCCGACTCATCGTGACGCTCGTCGGCATCGAGGCCGCCGTCGCCTTCCTCTGA
- a CDS encoding DUF5694 domain-containing protein: MSRQQSADNSPEGWPRCEPGPVEVMLLGTYHMDNPGLDVAQIDVDDVLTPDRQRQLRTTIDALERWCPDRVAVERPYDHADEVNAIYDEYRSGKRAYDAEEEIEPPHPSRNEMTTECRSEVVQLGFRLADRLDHERVYAIDYPMALGNDAYATLVEDEFEPEEKVPSERLDVEALEAELTEQIATKTIPEFLVWQNRERNLGTESVGFFGETLRWGRGDNFGGPAMVATWYDRNLRMVHNLWRAIESGDERVLVVVGASHVTVLRELLGNAPMFCPVSPLPYLEDAL; this comes from the coding sequence ATGAGTAGGCAACAGTCGGCTGACAACTCTCCCGAAGGGTGGCCTCGATGTGAACCGGGCCCGGTCGAGGTGATGCTCCTCGGCACGTACCACATGGATAACCCAGGACTAGACGTCGCCCAAATCGACGTGGACGATGTCCTCACGCCCGACAGACAACGTCAGTTACGTACCACTATCGATGCGTTAGAGCGGTGGTGCCCCGACCGGGTTGCCGTCGAACGGCCGTACGACCATGCAGACGAGGTAAACGCCATCTACGACGAGTACCGGTCTGGTAAACGGGCGTACGACGCCGAAGAAGAAATCGAACCTCCCCATCCTTCCCGAAACGAGATGACGACGGAGTGTCGAAGCGAAGTCGTCCAACTCGGATTTCGGCTGGCCGACAGATTGGACCACGAACGAGTGTACGCCATCGACTACCCGATGGCGCTGGGAAACGACGCGTACGCGACGCTCGTAGAAGACGAGTTCGAACCTGAAGAGAAAGTTCCGTCCGAACGTCTCGACGTCGAAGCACTCGAAGCGGAACTCACGGAGCAAATCGCGACGAAGACGATTCCGGAATTCCTCGTGTGGCAGAACCGAGAGCGAAACCTCGGAACCGAATCGGTTGGGTTCTTCGGGGAGACTCTTCGCTGGGGGCGTGGAGATAACTTCGGAGGACCGGCGATGGTGGCGACGTGGTACGACCGAAATCTGCGGATGGTGCACAACCTCTGGCGAGCAATCGAGTCTGGAGACGAACGTGTCCTCGTCGTGGTCGGCGCGAGTCACGTCACCGTGTTACGAGAACTGCTCGGGAACGCGCCGATGTTCTGTCCGGTCAGTCCGTTGCCGTATCTCGAAGACGCACTGTAG
- a CDS encoding LiaF transmembrane domain-containing protein yields MAYRRISNQVVVGGAIVLVGLVLLANSTGLYDTSGLLRYIPSLFVLVGVYALVASGFRNVGGPLVLITFAGAWQAVALDLVTGSQVLSFWPVLLVILGLSVALGRVRSSVEPITGDRVDIVAIFGGRNARATTARFTGGAITTLFGAAEVDLRDVVDLEETARINVTSMFGGVEITVPREWNVRIDVLPVFGGAEDERPRRELEHETVDLVVSGFCAFGGVSIKD; encoded by the coding sequence ATGGCATACAGACGTATCTCCAACCAAGTCGTCGTCGGGGGCGCTATCGTCCTCGTTGGCCTCGTACTGCTCGCAAACAGCACCGGACTCTACGACACGAGTGGCCTCCTTCGGTACATCCCGTCGCTGTTCGTCCTCGTCGGCGTGTACGCACTCGTCGCCAGCGGGTTCCGAAACGTTGGGGGACCACTCGTCCTCATCACCTTCGCCGGCGCGTGGCAAGCGGTTGCCCTCGACCTCGTGACGGGGTCGCAAGTCCTGTCGTTCTGGCCGGTCCTCCTCGTCATCCTCGGCCTGTCGGTCGCTCTCGGTCGGGTGCGCTCGTCCGTCGAACCGATAACCGGTGACCGCGTGGACATCGTCGCCATCTTCGGCGGGCGTAACGCACGGGCCACGACTGCTCGCTTCACCGGCGGGGCTATCACGACCCTGTTCGGGGCCGCCGAGGTAGACCTCCGCGACGTGGTGGACCTCGAAGAGACCGCTCGAATCAACGTCACGTCGATGTTCGGTGGCGTCGAAATTACCGTTCCGCGCGAGTGGAACGTCCGGATAGACGTGCTCCCGGTCTTCGGTGGCGCTGAAGACGAACGCCCGCGCCGCGAACTCGAACACGAGACGGTTGACCTCGTCGTCTCCGGGTTCTGCGCCTTCGGTGGCGTCAGCATCAAGGACTGA